One genomic region from Ornithinimicrobium flavum encodes:
- a CDS encoding ATP-binding protein, giving the protein MLALATSREMVGRRRELQALHEAVQRALDGVPHGALILGEAGIGKSRLVAELISGLPPEVRVARGQCISRGSLAPPLGPVREVVRDVLAHVGPDAVGRCAGPTVHVLSAVVPELGAHVDVEPTQEQVEDAVRLLLETVSAEVPLVVLLEDLHWADLPTLDLLRGFLQLLRRGRVLVVVTCRTDDLEPGDPVRSFLMEAGRNRGLTRLELGRLDTAEATRQVELLRPGELGPGVVEQLVRRADGVPFLLEELVALRDSGSEELPTTLRDLLLARYRRISPGAQEVVRLLAAGGPRLEHTLVAEVHEGGADALDGAVREAVAAQVLRTDGTAYSFRHALTHEAVHAELLPGELTRLHSRYAAALATAPPAPGRAAEVAHHHLLAQELPQALAALVAASREATAGGAPLNGGELGLRALELWDRVPDAPSRAGRTLAQVAHEVAVALDAAGDDRALAVIDGALARVGPEDPTGRAMLLHEAMVVRYSYGRSGGVELCREALTLVEDADDDLGRFVRARVRCGLGIALSFLLDPAGPDLLEAATEEVRQLLHEVADPDLRERARLEMVRAATNLATVRTNRRDVEETLAALREARALAGTDPTGLLRVDERVVLLLLDAGRFAEAREVAAAAEELARTNGMHRSWGAEMLLMQGLAGMALGDLDVAGETLTRARTLLTAGVDRAMVDAAQVELDLTRGDVAEAAQARYAASRHLVDEVRRGDPGDDLVLAYVGGWAALAQGDPASAWSEVTTLWRHRTPPLGLSYPLIALGAAALAAVRREGTRLPDLTPEEAEERLRGTFAEVALWAQAGDWGALIEAELSGEAGTGTDVAAWRAAVEATGLGRVPRYQHANSLLRLAEAGAGRCG; this is encoded by the coding sequence ATGCTGGCCTTGGCGACGTCCCGCGAGATGGTCGGCCGTCGACGTGAGCTGCAGGCCCTGCACGAGGCGGTGCAGCGGGCCCTGGACGGCGTGCCCCACGGTGCGCTGATCCTGGGGGAGGCCGGCATCGGCAAGTCCCGGCTGGTCGCGGAGCTGATCAGTGGTCTCCCCCCGGAGGTTCGGGTCGCACGGGGGCAGTGCATCTCCCGCGGGTCGCTGGCGCCGCCCCTCGGCCCTGTCCGGGAGGTCGTCAGGGACGTGCTCGCCCACGTCGGACCCGACGCCGTCGGGCGCTGCGCCGGGCCGACGGTGCACGTGCTGTCGGCGGTCGTGCCGGAGCTGGGGGCGCACGTGGACGTCGAACCGACCCAGGAGCAGGTCGAGGACGCCGTCCGGCTGCTGCTGGAGACCGTCTCCGCCGAGGTGCCGCTGGTCGTGCTCCTCGAGGACCTGCACTGGGCCGACCTGCCGACGCTGGACCTGCTCCGCGGCTTCCTGCAGCTGCTGCGCCGGGGCCGGGTCCTGGTGGTGGTCACCTGCCGCACGGACGACCTGGAGCCGGGCGACCCGGTGCGGTCGTTCCTCATGGAGGCGGGCCGCAACCGCGGGCTCACGCGGCTCGAGCTCGGGCGCCTGGACACGGCCGAGGCGACGCGGCAGGTCGAGCTCCTCCGCCCTGGGGAGCTCGGCCCGGGGGTCGTCGAGCAGCTGGTCCGCCGTGCGGACGGGGTCCCGTTCCTGCTGGAGGAGCTCGTGGCGCTGAGGGACTCCGGGTCCGAGGAGCTCCCCACCACCCTGCGCGACCTGCTGCTGGCCCGCTACCGCCGGATCAGCCCGGGGGCGCAGGAGGTCGTGAGGCTGCTGGCCGCGGGCGGTCCCCGGCTCGAGCACACTCTGGTCGCGGAGGTCCACGAGGGCGGGGCCGACGCCCTGGACGGGGCGGTGCGCGAGGCGGTCGCGGCACAGGTGCTCCGGACCGACGGCACCGCATACTCCTTCCGCCACGCGCTCACCCACGAGGCGGTCCACGCCGAGCTGCTCCCGGGCGAGCTCACCCGCCTGCACTCCAGGTATGCCGCCGCCCTGGCGACCGCTCCTCCGGCGCCGGGCCGAGCCGCCGAGGTCGCGCACCACCACCTGCTGGCCCAGGAGCTGCCCCAGGCCCTGGCTGCCCTGGTGGCCGCCTCGCGCGAGGCCACGGCCGGGGGCGCACCCCTCAACGGCGGCGAGCTCGGCCTGCGGGCGCTCGAGCTGTGGGACCGGGTCCCCGACGCCCCGTCCCGGGCCGGCCGCACCTTGGCACAGGTGGCTCACGAGGTCGCGGTCGCCCTCGACGCCGCGGGTGACGACCGCGCCCTCGCCGTGATCGACGGTGCTCTCGCCAGGGTCGGCCCCGAGGACCCCACCGGTCGCGCGATGCTGCTGCACGAGGCGATGGTCGTCCGTTACAGCTACGGCCGGTCCGGCGGGGTCGAGCTCTGCCGGGAGGCCCTCACCCTCGTGGAGGACGCGGACGACGACCTGGGCCGCTTCGTGCGGGCGCGGGTGCGGTGCGGTCTGGGCATCGCCCTGAGCTTCCTGCTGGACCCGGCCGGTCCGGATCTGCTGGAGGCGGCGACCGAGGAGGTGCGCCAGCTCCTCCACGAGGTCGCTGACCCGGACCTGCGCGAGCGCGCCCGGCTCGAGATGGTGCGCGCGGCCACCAACCTGGCGACCGTGCGGACGAACCGCCGGGACGTGGAGGAGACGCTGGCGGCGCTGCGGGAGGCCCGCGCCCTGGCCGGCACGGATCCCACGGGTCTGCTGCGGGTGGACGAGCGGGTCGTCCTGCTGCTGCTCGACGCCGGCCGGTTCGCCGAGGCCCGGGAGGTGGCCGCAGCGGCCGAGGAGCTGGCCCGCACGAACGGCATGCACCGCAGCTGGGGCGCGGAGATGCTGCTCATGCAGGGCCTGGCAGGTATGGCCCTCGGCGACCTGGACGTCGCGGGGGAGACCCTGACGCGAGCGCGCACCCTCCTCACGGCCGGGGTCGACCGCGCGATGGTGGACGCGGCCCAGGTGGAGCTCGACCTGACGCGCGGGGACGTGGCCGAGGCGGCGCAGGCGAGGTATGCCGCCTCACGTCACCTCGTCGACGAGGTGCGCCGCGGGGACCCTGGCGACGACCTGGTCCTGGCCTACGTGGGCGGGTGGGCGGCGCTCGCGCAGGGCGATCCTGCCTCCGCCTGGTCGGAGGTGACCACGCTGTGGCGCCACCGCACCCCGCCCCTCGGCCTGAGCTATCCCCTGATCGCCCTGGGGGCTGCAGCGCTGGCGGCCGTGCGACGGGAGGGCACGAGACTTCCTGACCTGACGCCGGAAGAGGCGGAGGAGCGGCTGCGGGGCACCTTCGCGGAGGTGGCGTTGTGGGCCCAGGCCGGAGACTGGGGCGCGCTCATCGAGGCGGAGCTGTCCGGCGAGGCCGGCACGGGCACGGACGTCGCCGCGTGGCGCGCGGCCGTGGAGGCGACGGGTCTCGGCCGTGTTCCCCGCTACCAGCACGCCAACAGCCTGCTGCGCCTGGCCGAGGCAGGCGCAGGTCGGTGCGGGTGA
- a CDS encoding helix-turn-helix transcriptional regulator, whose product MFPATSTPTACCAWPRQAQVGAGDRVGAAQALAEARSVAGHYGMRGLVRSADDLARRARLTRAGRVARNRGIDAEDDRGSGRLVPGEAPLTAREREVLALVAQGLTNRQIGQRLFMSDKTASVHVSAILRKLGATSRAQAAALAAQVLGPGATDG is encoded by the coding sequence GTGTTCCCCGCTACCAGCACGCCAACAGCCTGCTGCGCCTGGCCGAGGCAGGCGCAGGTCGGTGCGGGTGACCGGGTCGGAGCCGCGCAGGCCCTGGCCGAGGCCCGGTCGGTCGCCGGGCACTACGGGATGCGAGGCCTGGTCCGATCGGCCGACGACCTCGCCCGGCGAGCGCGGCTGACGCGCGCAGGCCGCGTCGCACGCAACCGCGGGATCGACGCCGAGGATGACAGGGGCAGCGGTCGGCTGGTGCCGGGCGAGGCCCCCCTCACGGCGAGGGAGCGGGAGGTGCTCGCGCTGGTGGCCCAGGGGCTGACCAACCGGCAGATCGGCCAGCGCCTCTTCATGAGCGACAAGACCGCGAGCGTGCACGTCTCGGCGATCCTGCGCAAGCTCGGCGCGACCAGCCGGGCCCAGGCCGCGGCGCTCGCAGCGCAGGTGCTCGGCCCTGGGGCCACCGACGGCTAA